One Punica granatum isolate Tunisia-2019 chromosome 3, ASM765513v2, whole genome shotgun sequence genomic window carries:
- the LOC116201205 gene encoding phospholipid:diacylglycerol acyltransferase 1-like isoform X2 translates to MQGPLCWVDHMSLDNETGLDPPGIRLRPVSGLVAADYFMPGYFVWAVLIANLARIGYEEKTMYMAAYDWRLSFQNTEVRDQTLSRIKSNIELMVATNGGNKAVVIPHSMGALYFLHFMKWVEAPAPMGGGGGPDWCAKHIKTVLNIGGPFLGVPKAVAGLFSAEAKDIAVARAIAPGFLGNDIFRLQTLQRVMKMSRTWDSTMSMIPKGGDTIWGGLDWSPEEGYRPSKRRKITNQSEVKFEDENESLVSNQKVNYGRIISFGKDVAEAPSSEIERIDFRDADKGHNAANNTCRDVWTEYHDMGIEGITAVAGYRVYTSDSLPDLLQYVAPKMMERGSKHFSYGIADNLDDPEYQHYRYWSNPLETKLPNAPEMEIFSMYGVGIPTERAYIYKLSPAAECYIPFQIDTSANGEYEDSCLQDGVYTVDGDETVPVLSAGFMGAKGWRGKTRFNPSGIRTYVREYDHAPPANLLEGRGTQSGAHVDIMGNFQLMEDIIRVAAGATGEELGGDQVYSDVFKWSEKINLAL, encoded by the exons ATGCAAGG ACCTCTCTGCTGGGTAGATCATATGTCACTGGACAATGAAACTGGACTGGATCCTCCGGGTATAAGGCTTCGGCCAGTAAGTGGACTAGTAGCTGCAGATTATTTTATGCCAGGTTATTTTGTATGGGCAGTTCTGATTGCTAACTTAGCTAGAATTGGGTATGAGGAGAAGACGATGTACATGGCTGCATATGATTGGAGACTCTCATTTCAGAACACTGAG GTAAGGGATCAAACACTGAGCCGCATAAAAAGCAACATTGAGCTCATGGTGGCCACAAATGGTGGAAATAAGGCCGTTGTGATTCCCCATTCAATGGGTGCTCTGTACTTTCTACACTTCATGAAGTGGGTTGAGGCACCGGCTCCAATGGGGGGTGGTGGAGGACCTGACTGGTGTGCAAAGCATATAAAAACCGTGCTTAATATTGGTGGACCATTTTTAGGAGTTCCAAAGGCAGTGGCTGGGCTTTTCTCTGCTGAAGCTAAGGACATTGCCGTAGCAAG GGCTATTGCACCAGGTTTTCTTGGTAACGATATCTTTCGCCTCCAAACATTGCAGCGGGTGATGAAGATGAGCCGTACATGGGATTCTACTATGTCAATGATACCAAAAGGTGGGGATACAATATGGGGTGGTCTTGATTGGTCACCTGAAGAAGGTTATCGTCCTAGcaagagaagaaaaatcaCCAATCAGTCAGAGGTCAAGTTCGAAGATGAGAATGAGAGCTTGGTCTCTAATCAGAAAGTTAATTATGGAAGGATCATATCTTTTGGAAAAGATGTTGCTGAAGCTCCATCATCTGAGATTGAGAGAATCGATTTTAGG GACGCTGATAAAGGTCATAATGCTGCAAACAATACCTGTCGTGATGTTTGGACGGAGTATCATGACATGGGAATTGAGGGTATCACAGCTGTTGCTGGCTATAGAGTCTACACTTCTGATTCACTTCCGGACCTGCTTCAATATGTTGCTCCGAAAATGATGGAACGTGGGAGCAAGCATTTCTCCTATGGAATTGCAGACAATTTGGATGACCCTGAATATCAGCACTATCGATATTGGTCTAACCCCTTGGAAACGAA ACTGCCGAACGCTCCTGAAATGGAAATCTTTTCCATGTATGGGGTCGGGATTCCAACTGAGAGAGCTTACATTTATAAGCTGTCTCCTGCTGCTGAATGCTACATCCCATTCCAGATTGATACATCAGCTAATGGCGAGTATGAAGATAGCTGCCTCCAAGATGGAGTGTACACTGTGGATGGGGATGAGACAGTGCCCGTATTAAGTGCAGGCTTCATGGGCGCCAAAGGTTGGAGGGGCAAAACTAGATTTAATCCTTCGGGTATCCGAACTTATGTCAGGGAATATGATCATGCCCCACCAGCGAATCTGTTGGAGGGCCGTGGAACCCAGAGTGGAGCACATGTTGATATTATGGGGAACTTTCAATTGATGGAGGACATCATTAGGGTGGCTGCTGGAGCTACCGGGGAAGAGCTGGGGGGCGATCAGGTTTACTCCGATGTCTTCAAGTGGTCCGAGAAGATCAACTTGGCACTCTAA
- the LOC116201204 gene encoding probable disease resistance protein At4g27220 has protein sequence MGKPRKPGKPKHPCWEYVKPIQDPANPSKKRWQCNYCNKDYSGGAARIQVHLGLVIGQGIEPCQKFKKGHMSQVPENGMSSAAENAQVAGFPSGGLVFNQESLNIPPQTSLGGAIRSIESEMDCSAHTSDLSMGDSTILAATINYFSAVVDSQPPVDPSNIMPQQYNMSASTLNRELMVDIGGENPGPGVQSGLLRYSPDLPEEYHQADAMQVDRDTCRESGQRTGAAFPDLTCDAILVPELVGQEFNRVVNEIWDYITKENILHVGIYGMGGVGKTTIVKHLYNKVCANADFCNVLWVTVSKDCSIHELQNKIAKAINVPDLFKDADKVMRPTLLYKHLSKQKKSLIILDDLWQHLELKDVGIPVMKDGIQLVLTTRNRHVCEKMLCQKTIGVKPLSNEESWTLFVRTFGSDLSPSWEPTAKSIAEECKGMPLAIVVMAASMRGVHSDHVWEDTLETLKHPGALQEDMQTSVFPILRYSYDCLDAEKQQCLLQCALYPEDWKVPREELIELCIDEGVIGGDSRWKMHNRGHRLLDELEKACLLEYVPIHGGGFVALTKGVRMHDVIRDMALYIMNANSPCMVKSGLHLDDMPGEDEWMPNLQRVSLMKSRVKVVSSMSPNCPKLTTLLLSGCWGLGDFPDCFFEWLPGLKVIDLSDTGIRKVPESITNLEKLNALILKRCCQLYVIPSLAKLTSLKKLDLQGCECLQEVPDGLGMLVNLTYLDFSKTRIEKISDGVIGKLQKLQYLTTNYIKVKGEEIAKLKKLESLYCRLQYGNEQSKHIQHPTMIKSYALIIGFHGYDDQGPRLCPIDEEDYKFGKVNSMWGKKSIALGDIGQYSMGETFHLPRDVKTLAVEHYNGTWSDICRLEDLGELQIFDCREVSALLFLSQQGDHCPNLKVLQIRGCLKLKHLLVRYFKKLEKLYIYECEELESIIGGATDEEESLTSSLPPNAIPAATFPLQLPLLTSICVWECSKMKRVLTLELFMLLPNLQFIQVWYCKEMKEVIGGQELDHGATSSLFLSPITAASPRNQLSTRKLTLKLYCLEELESICSWTGLRDLIHVINIRRCPKLKRIEMLDNASPPPSLEEIVLEEEGDGNTEKLWWESLEWVHPEAKTALEPYVFVKSFGRKIPLQERRDHHHLQKKKEYGVCGPGQLVKDSGD, from the exons ATGGGTAAACCGAGAAAACCGGGTAAACCAAAGCATCCGTGCTGGGAATATGTAAAGCCGATACAAGATCCTGCTAATCCATCTAAAAAAAGGTGGCAATGTAATTATTGCAACAAAGACTATTCGGGAGGGGCTGCAAGGATCCAGGTGCATTTGGGTTTGGTGATAGGCCAAGGAATCGAACCTTGCCAGAAATTCAAGAAAGGACATATGAGTCAGGTGCCTGAGAATGGAATGAGTTCAGCTGCAGAGAATGCTCAAGTTGCAGGTTTTCCAAGCGGTGGACTCGTCTTTAATCAAGAAAGCCTAAATATTCCGCCGCAAACCAGTCTCGGTGGAGCTATTAGGTCTATAGAATCAGAAATGGATTGTTCAGCGCATACCTCAGATCTGTCAATGGGGGACTCAACTATACTTGCGGCCACCATAAATTATTTCAGTGCTGTTGTGGATTCTCAGCCACCTGTGGATCCATCTAATATTATGCCGCAACAGTATAATATGTCAGCTTCGACCTTGAATCGTGAGCTAATGGTTGACATCGGTGGAGAGAACCCGGGACCGGGAGTACAATCTGGTTTGCTGCGATATAGTCCTGATCTGCCAGAGGAATACCACCAGGCAGATGCAATGCAAGTTGATCGAGATACGTGCAGGGAGAGTGGTCAGCGTACTGGTGCTGCTTTTCCAGATTTGACTTGTGATGCAATCCTAGTTCCAGAGCTAGTGGGTCAAGAATTTAACAGAGTCGTCAATGAGATCTGGGACTACATAACAaaggaaaatattttacacGTCGGCATATATGGGATGGGGGGAGTTGGGAAAACCACAATTGTAAAGCACCTCTATAATAAAGTATGCGCCAATGCTGACTTTTGTAATGTATTATGGGTCACCGTGTCAAAAGATTGCAGTATCCACGAGCTGCAAAACAAGATtgcgaaagcaataaatgtgccAGACCTTTTCAAGGATGCGGACAAAGTGATGAGGCCAACCTTGTTGTACAAACATTTAAGCAAGCAGAAGAAGTCCCTAATTATTTTAGACGACTTGTGGCAGCATTTGGAGCTCAAAGATGTAGGGATTCCGGTGATGAAAGATGGCATTCAGCTTGTATTGACAACTCGAAATCGTCATGTTTGTGAGAAGATGTTGTGTCAGAAGACAATTGGCGTCAAGCCCCTATCAAACGAAGAATCGTGGACATTGTTTGTCCGGACATTTggttctgatctttctcctaGTTGGGAACCTACTGCAAAGAGTATCGCAGAGGAGTGCAAGGGTATGCCACTTGCTATTGTTGTTATGGCAGCGAGCATGAGGGGGGTGCACAGTGATCATGTATGGGAAGACACACTGGAAACATTAAAACATCCGGGAGCTTTACAAGAGGACATGCAAACAAGTGTTTTCCCAATTCTACGATACAGTTACGACTGCTTGGATGCAGAGAAGCAACAATGTCTTTTACAGTGTGCTCTATACCCTGAGGATTGGAAAGTCCCCAGAGAAGAATTGATAGAACTTTGTATCGATGAGGGGGTGATTGGTGGAGATAGCAGGTGGAAGATGCACAACAGAGGCCACCGATTATTAGATGAACTTGAAAAGGCCTGTCTCCTAGAATATGTACCAATACATGGTGGTGGTTTTGTTGCTCTTACAAAAGGGGTAAGGATGCATGATGTGATTCGGGATATGGCATTGTACATCATGAATGCAAACAGCCCTTGCATGGTGAAATCTGGCTTGCATTTGGATGACATGCCCGGTGAGGACGAGTGGATGCCTAATCTTCAAAGGGTCTCGTTGATGAAGAGTAGAGTAAAAGTAGTTTCGTCCATGTCACCGAATTGTCCTAAACTCACAACTCTGCTGCTAAGTGGATGTTGGGGACTGGGTGATTTTCCAGATTGCTTCTTTGAGTGGCTACCGGGGTTAAAGGTTATTGATTTGAGCGACACTGGGATCAGAAAAGTGCCAGAATCTATCACCAATCTGGAAAAGTTGAACGCACTGATACTCAAAAGATGCTGTCAATTATATGTTATTCCTTCATTGGCGAAGTTGACATCTTTAAAGAAGTTGGACCTCCAAGGGTGCGAATGTTTGCAAGAAGTGCCAGATGGGCTGGGGATGTTGGTTAATCTAACATATCTCGACTTTTCAAAAACAAGGATTGAGAAGATAAGTGATGGAGTAATAGGTAAATTGCAGAAGCTACAGTATCTAACTACGAATTATATAAAAGTAAAGGGAGAAGAAATTGCAAAATTGAAGAAGTTGGAGTCACTTTATTGTCGTCTTCAATATGGTAATGAGCAGAGCAAGCATATACAACACCCAACAATGATAAAGTCCTACGCTCTCATCATAGGATTTCATGGATATGATGATCAAGGTCCACGTTTGTGTCCAATTGACGAAGAGGATTATAAATTCGGGAAAGTCAATTCCATGTGGGGTAAGAAATCCATAGCTTTGGGTGATATTGGACAATACAGCATGGGGGAGACTTTTCATCTCCCACGAGATGTGAAGACATTGGCAGTTGAGCATTACAATGGGACGTGGAGTGATATTTGCAGACTTGAAGACCTGGGGGAGCTCCAGATATTTGACTGCAGGGAGGTGTCGGCACTTCTTTTCCTATCACAGCAAGGAGACCACTGCCCCAATCTCAAGGTGCTACAGATCCGTGGTTGTCTAAAATTGAAGCATCTGTTGGTGCGGTACTTCAAGAAACTAGAAAAGCTCTATATATACGAATGCGAGGAGCTGGAGAGTATAATAGGAGGAGCAACAGACGAAGAAGAATCACTGACATCATCACTGCCACCCAACGCAATTCCTGCAGCCACGTTCCCCTTGCAGCTTCCTCTTCTTACATCAATATGTGTCTGGGAATGTTCAAAGATGAAGAGGGTGCTAACTCTTGAGTTATTCATGCTCCTCCCCAACCTCCAGTTTATCCAGGTTTGGTATTGCAAAGAGATGAAGGAGGTGATAGGCGGCCAAGAATTAGACCACGGAGCCACCAGCAGCTTGTTCTTGTCGCCCATTACAGCAGCCTCTCCTCGCAATCAATTAAGTACAAGAAAGCTGACCTTGAAGTTGTACTGCCTTGAGGAGCTGGAGAGCATATGCAGTTGGACCGGACTTCGAGATCTCATACATGTCATTAACATACGGAGATGTCCAAAGCTGAAGAGGATTGAAATGCTAGATAATGCTTCTCCTCCCCCTTCTCTTGAGGAGATAGTACTAGAGGAAGAAGGGGATGGAAATACAGAAAAACTATGGTGGGAATCTCTGGAGTGGGTCCACCCTGAGGCCAAGACCGCCCTTGAACCCTATGTGTTTGTTAAATCGTTTGGCCGAAAAATTCCTTTACAAGAACGGCGGGACCATCACcatctacaaaaaaaaaaagag TATGGGGTGTGCGGGCCAGGCCAGCTCGTTAAGGACTCGGGAGACTGA
- the LOC116201205 gene encoding phospholipid:diacylglycerol acyltransferase 1-like isoform X1, translating to MSLIRRRKAAPEAEKASSSQEKIPEDISITEEEEYNKKELGAKKRSSDEKKSSKGKDKWSCVDGCCWFIGCICTTWWLLLFLYNMLPSSLPNHVTEFITGPLPDPPGLKLKKEGLRAKHPVVFVPGIVTGGLELWEGHECAEGLFRKRMWGGTFGEVYKRPLCWVDHMSLDNETGLDPPGIRLRPVSGLVAADYFMPGYFVWAVLIANLARIGYEEKTMYMAAYDWRLSFQNTEVRDQTLSRIKSNIELMVATNGGNKAVVIPHSMGALYFLHFMKWVEAPAPMGGGGGPDWCAKHIKTVLNIGGPFLGVPKAVAGLFSAEAKDIAVARAIAPGFLGNDIFRLQTLQRVMKMSRTWDSTMSMIPKGGDTIWGGLDWSPEEGYRPSKRRKITNQSEVKFEDENESLVSNQKVNYGRIISFGKDVAEAPSSEIERIDFRDADKGHNAANNTCRDVWTEYHDMGIEGITAVAGYRVYTSDSLPDLLQYVAPKMMERGSKHFSYGIADNLDDPEYQHYRYWSNPLETKLPNAPEMEIFSMYGVGIPTERAYIYKLSPAAECYIPFQIDTSANGEYEDSCLQDGVYTVDGDETVPVLSAGFMGAKGWRGKTRFNPSGIRTYVREYDHAPPANLLEGRGTQSGAHVDIMGNFQLMEDIIRVAAGATGEELGGDQVYSDVFKWSEKINLAL from the exons ATGTCTTTGATTCGGCGGAGGAAAGCTGCTCCGGAGGCTGAGAAGGCCTCGAGCTCGCAGGAGAAGATCCCTGAGGACATTAGTATTACTGAGGAAGAGGAGTATAACAAGAAGGAACTTGGTGCGAAGAAGAGGAGCTCGGATGAAAAGAAGAGCAGCAAAGGAAAGGACAAGTGGTCCTGTGTTGATGGGTGCTGCTGGTTCATTGGCTGCATATGCACGACTTGGTGGCTGCTGCTGTTTCTGTACAACATGTTGCCTTCTTCGTTGCCTAACCACGTGACGGAATTCATCACGGGGCCGCTGCCCGATCCCCCGGGACTGAAGCTGAAGAAGGAAGGGCTGAGGGCGAAGCATCCGGTGGTGTTCGTGCCTGGTATTGTGACGGGTGGGCTGGAGCTATGGGAAGGGCACGAATGTGCAGAAGGGCTGTTCAGGAAGCGGATGTGGGGTGGCACATTTGGAGAAGTCTACAAGAG ACCTCTCTGCTGGGTAGATCATATGTCACTGGACAATGAAACTGGACTGGATCCTCCGGGTATAAGGCTTCGGCCAGTAAGTGGACTAGTAGCTGCAGATTATTTTATGCCAGGTTATTTTGTATGGGCAGTTCTGATTGCTAACTTAGCTAGAATTGGGTATGAGGAGAAGACGATGTACATGGCTGCATATGATTGGAGACTCTCATTTCAGAACACTGAG GTAAGGGATCAAACACTGAGCCGCATAAAAAGCAACATTGAGCTCATGGTGGCCACAAATGGTGGAAATAAGGCCGTTGTGATTCCCCATTCAATGGGTGCTCTGTACTTTCTACACTTCATGAAGTGGGTTGAGGCACCGGCTCCAATGGGGGGTGGTGGAGGACCTGACTGGTGTGCAAAGCATATAAAAACCGTGCTTAATATTGGTGGACCATTTTTAGGAGTTCCAAAGGCAGTGGCTGGGCTTTTCTCTGCTGAAGCTAAGGACATTGCCGTAGCAAG GGCTATTGCACCAGGTTTTCTTGGTAACGATATCTTTCGCCTCCAAACATTGCAGCGGGTGATGAAGATGAGCCGTACATGGGATTCTACTATGTCAATGATACCAAAAGGTGGGGATACAATATGGGGTGGTCTTGATTGGTCACCTGAAGAAGGTTATCGTCCTAGcaagagaagaaaaatcaCCAATCAGTCAGAGGTCAAGTTCGAAGATGAGAATGAGAGCTTGGTCTCTAATCAGAAAGTTAATTATGGAAGGATCATATCTTTTGGAAAAGATGTTGCTGAAGCTCCATCATCTGAGATTGAGAGAATCGATTTTAGG GACGCTGATAAAGGTCATAATGCTGCAAACAATACCTGTCGTGATGTTTGGACGGAGTATCATGACATGGGAATTGAGGGTATCACAGCTGTTGCTGGCTATAGAGTCTACACTTCTGATTCACTTCCGGACCTGCTTCAATATGTTGCTCCGAAAATGATGGAACGTGGGAGCAAGCATTTCTCCTATGGAATTGCAGACAATTTGGATGACCCTGAATATCAGCACTATCGATATTGGTCTAACCCCTTGGAAACGAA ACTGCCGAACGCTCCTGAAATGGAAATCTTTTCCATGTATGGGGTCGGGATTCCAACTGAGAGAGCTTACATTTATAAGCTGTCTCCTGCTGCTGAATGCTACATCCCATTCCAGATTGATACATCAGCTAATGGCGAGTATGAAGATAGCTGCCTCCAAGATGGAGTGTACACTGTGGATGGGGATGAGACAGTGCCCGTATTAAGTGCAGGCTTCATGGGCGCCAAAGGTTGGAGGGGCAAAACTAGATTTAATCCTTCGGGTATCCGAACTTATGTCAGGGAATATGATCATGCCCCACCAGCGAATCTGTTGGAGGGCCGTGGAACCCAGAGTGGAGCACATGTTGATATTATGGGGAACTTTCAATTGATGGAGGACATCATTAGGGTGGCTGCTGGAGCTACCGGGGAAGAGCTGGGGGGCGATCAGGTTTACTCCGATGTCTTCAAGTGGTCCGAGAAGATCAACTTGGCACTCTAA
- the LOC116201932 gene encoding protein Brevis radix-like 2, giving the protein MLTCIACSKQQQQRLNDGSLHQQDDEDAAATPRTKQAIKALTSQIKDMAVKASGAYRNCKPCSGSNNNHKHNYADSDAASDSARFHGSYRRTGTGTPRLWGKEMEARLKVLSSGETTPASVSGRTESVVFMEEDEPKEWVAQVEPGVLITFVSLPQGGNDLKRIRFSREMFNKWQAQKWWTENYDKVMELYNVQHLNHQAVPLPAPPRSEDEGLKNESAKDSPVTPALSKERLPRNFQCPTGTKYSSSDSLDQRPMQSRHYYDSAGLALTPKVSGTSVAKTETSSVDGSISSRDHSGELSVSNASDMETEWVEEDEPGVYITIRALPGGVRELRRVRFSRERFGEMHARLWWEENRARIQEQYL; this is encoded by the exons ATGTTGACCTGCATAGCGTGCTccaagcagcagcagcaacggCTGAACGATGGATCCCTTCACCAGCAAGACGACGAGGACGCTGCGGCCACTCCTCGAACGAAGCAAGCCATCAAGGCCCTCACTTCTCAG ATCAAGGATATGGCTGTGAAGGCTTCGGGGGCGTACAGGAACTGCAAGCCATGTTCAGGATCAAATAACAACCACAAACATAACTATGCAGACTCTGATGCCGCATCAGATTCGGCTCGATTCCATGGTTCCTACCGCAGGACTGGCACTGGCACCCCGAGGTTGTGGGGTAAAGAAATGGAGGCCAGGTTGAAAGTTCTTTCGAGTGGCGAGACTACCCCAGCATCCGTTAGTGGGCGCACGGAATCTGTGGTTTTCATGGAGGAAGATGAACCCAAGGAGTGGGTTGCACAGGTGGAGCCTGGCGTGCTGATCACTTTTGTTTCGTTACCTCAAGGAGGGAATGACCTCAAACGGATACGTTTCAG CCGTGAAATGTTCAACAAATGGCAAGCTCAGAAATGGTGGACAGAGAATTATGATAAAGTCATGGAACTTTACAATGTTCAGCATCTCAATCATCAAGCTGTTCCTCTTCCAGCCCCACCAAGATCTGAAGATGAG GGCTTGAAGAATGAATCTGCTAAGGACAGCCCCGTGACTCCAGCTCTGAGCAAAGAGCGCCTACCTCGTAATTTCCAATGTCCAACAGGCACAAAGTACTCGTCATCAGACTCACTTGATCAACGCCCAATGCAATCTCGGCACTACTATGACTCAGCAGGTCTGGCTTTGACCCCAAAGGTCTCGGGCACTAGTGTAGCAAAAACAGAGACGTCATCAGTCGATGGCTCCATTTCGTCGAGAGACCACTCTGGAGAACTTTCCGTGAGCAATGCCAGTGATATGGAGACAGAATGggttgaagaagatgaaccgGGGGTTTACATCACTATCCGAGCACTGCCAGGCGGAGTGCGGGAGCTTAGGCGAGTCCGTTTCAG CCGAGAAAGGTTTGGTGAGATGCATGCGAGGTTGTGGTGGGAGGAGAACCGAGCGAGGATACAGGAGCAGTACTTGTAA